From Microbacterium croceum, a single genomic window includes:
- the rarD gene encoding EamA family transporter RarD, with amino-acid sequence MTPDTTTRATQMAGVGFAGAAYLLWGVLPLYFVLLKPTGPWEVVAWRVLLSFVFCLVLLTVMRGWGAFRAIIRQPKLLGWTALAGLLIYVNWQAFLIGTLTDNVVETSLGYFINPITTVLLGVFVLGERIRRLQWAAIAISAVAVAVIVVAHGSIPWIALSLTASFGLYGLIKKKIGPAVDAVSGLTLESFWLIPIAIVQLIIVAQTPGGLTMGTQGVWHATLLALAGVATAVPLLLFAAGTRRVNLTVIGMIQFLTPVMQFIIGVAVLHEPMPAERWAGFIIVWIAITVFVVDLLLAARRGRRIAQAAPV; translated from the coding sequence GTGACTCCCGACACGACCACGCGCGCGACACAGATGGCCGGGGTCGGATTCGCCGGAGCCGCCTACCTGCTCTGGGGCGTCCTTCCTCTCTACTTCGTCCTCCTCAAGCCCACCGGGCCGTGGGAGGTCGTGGCGTGGCGGGTGCTGCTCTCGTTCGTGTTCTGCCTCGTGCTGCTCACGGTGATGCGGGGCTGGGGCGCCTTCCGCGCGATCATCCGTCAGCCGAAGCTGCTGGGGTGGACAGCGTTGGCGGGCCTGCTGATCTACGTCAACTGGCAGGCGTTCCTCATCGGCACCCTGACCGACAACGTGGTCGAGACCAGCCTCGGCTACTTCATCAATCCGATCACCACCGTGCTCCTCGGAGTGTTCGTGCTGGGAGAGCGCATCCGCCGACTCCAATGGGCCGCCATCGCGATCTCTGCTGTCGCTGTCGCCGTGATCGTGGTCGCGCACGGCTCGATCCCGTGGATCGCGCTCTCGCTGACGGCCTCCTTCGGCCTCTACGGCCTCATCAAGAAGAAGATCGGGCCAGCGGTCGACGCGGTCAGCGGGCTGACCCTCGAGTCGTTCTGGCTGATCCCGATCGCGATCGTGCAGTTGATCATCGTGGCGCAGACCCCAGGGGGCCTCACGATGGGCACCCAGGGCGTCTGGCATGCGACCCTGCTCGCGCTGGCGGGCGTGGCCACGGCGGTGCCGCTGCTGCTCTTCGCCGCGGGCACCAGGCGCGTGAACCTCACCGTGATCGGGATGATCCAGTTCCTCACCCCGGTGATGCAGTTCATCATCGGGGTCGCCGTGCTGCACGAGCCGATGCCGGCGGAGCGCTGGGCGGGGTTCATCATCGTCTGGATCGCCATCACGGTCTTCGTCGTCGACCTGCTGCTCGCCGCCCGTCGCGGTCGCCGGATAGCGCAGGCAGCACCCGTCTGA
- a CDS encoding ABC transporter ATP-binding protein, translated as MRRPKTTGLTKGEVKPGVAKVDPILIVDAVQRRFGGLTAVDVDHLEIPRGAITALIGPNGAGKTTLFNLLCGFDKPNSGTWSFDGTNLSGVPSFKVARMGQVRTFQLTKSLSLLTVLENMKLGAPHQRGEKFWSSLFPFLWRTQDTEIEEKARELLARFKLDAKEKDFAASLSGGQRKLLEMARALMSDPTLVMLDEPMAGVNPALTQSLLDHILDLKGLGMTVLFVEHDMHMVRHIADWVVVMAEGRVVAEGPPDEVMEDPAVIDAYLGAHQDVDLGAVTGRIPVIENDAARRLREKIEAEAEAELEATSTVDPDEKGNA; from the coding sequence ATCCGGCGTCCGAAGACCACCGGCCTGACCAAAGGAGAAGTGAAGCCCGGCGTCGCCAAGGTCGATCCGATCCTGATCGTCGACGCCGTGCAGCGGCGCTTCGGAGGTCTGACCGCCGTCGACGTCGATCACCTCGAGATCCCGCGCGGAGCGATCACGGCGCTGATCGGCCCGAACGGCGCCGGCAAGACCACCCTGTTCAACCTGCTCTGCGGATTCGACAAGCCCAACAGCGGCACGTGGTCGTTCGACGGCACGAATCTCTCGGGTGTCCCGTCGTTCAAGGTCGCCCGCATGGGTCAGGTGCGCACGTTCCAGCTCACCAAGTCGTTGTCGCTGCTCACCGTGCTCGAGAACATGAAGCTCGGAGCTCCCCACCAGCGCGGTGAGAAGTTCTGGTCGAGCCTGTTCCCCTTCCTGTGGCGCACGCAGGACACCGAGATCGAGGAGAAGGCGCGCGAACTGCTCGCCCGGTTCAAGCTCGACGCCAAGGAGAAGGACTTCGCCGCCTCGCTCTCCGGCGGTCAGCGCAAGCTGCTCGAGATGGCACGCGCGCTCATGAGCGATCCGACCCTGGTGATGCTCGACGAGCCGATGGCCGGCGTCAACCCCGCGCTCACCCAGTCGCTGCTCGACCACATCCTCGACCTCAAGGGTCTGGGCATGACGGTGCTGTTCGTCGAGCACGACATGCACATGGTCCGCCACATCGCGGACTGGGTCGTGGTGATGGCGGAGGGCCGCGTCGTCGCGGAGGGACCGCCCGACGAGGTCATGGAGGACCCTGCGGTCATCGACGCCTATCTCGGCGCCCATCAGGACGTCGACCTCGGTGCCGTGACCGGTCGCATCCCCGTGATCGAGAACGACGCCGCCCGCCGACTCCGCGAGAAGATCGAAGCAGAGGCCGAGGCGGAGCTCGAAGCGACGAGCACCGTCGACCCCGACGAGAAGGGCAACGCATGA
- the rimI gene encoding ribosomal protein S18-alanine N-acetyltransferase: MTLRVATPADLDAIMLIENRSFPSDAWSADSMAAELASPHGRYLVDEHDGVVIGYGGVRALRGSADADIQTIALDAEHRGSGRGRALLRALLDAAAERGAREVFLEVRADNPTAEGLYLSEGFQEIGRRPHYYQPDDVDAIIMRLDLRRRTTASTAPTEEANA; this comes from the coding sequence ATGACGCTCCGGGTGGCGACACCGGCCGACCTCGACGCGATCATGCTCATCGAGAACCGCTCGTTCCCGAGCGATGCGTGGAGCGCCGACAGCATGGCGGCCGAGCTCGCCAGCCCGCACGGCCGCTACCTGGTGGACGAGCACGACGGGGTCGTCATCGGCTACGGCGGGGTGCGCGCCCTGCGGGGGAGCGCTGACGCCGACATCCAGACCATCGCACTCGACGCGGAGCACCGTGGCAGCGGTCGGGGTCGTGCGCTGCTGCGCGCGCTCCTGGACGCAGCGGCGGAGCGCGGCGCACGCGAGGTGTTCCTCGAGGTGCGCGCCGACAATCCGACGGCGGAGGGACTCTACCTCTCGGAGGGATTCCAGGAGATCGGTCGCCGCCCGCACTACTATCAGCCGGACGACGTCGACGCGATCATCATGCGCCTCGACCTCCGACGCCGCACGACGGCATCGACCGCGCCGACCGAGGAGGCGAACGCATGA
- a CDS encoding ABC transporter substrate-binding protein: protein MNALKGSRTAKVFAGIALLSASAVVVAGCSSTPSDGGTDSGKPAADLTLKLGSLLPQTGSLAFLGPPMESGVGLAVQEVNEAKAGITIDLTAEDEGDTDTKAYETSITKLQGAGVSAIVGAAASGVSKLILDGNVSAGILQISASNTSPDFTTWDDDGLYFRTAPSDLLQGEVLGNLIAEDGAKTLGIIYQNDAYGTGLFDAIKTTFEGTGGEVVADASFNVGDAQFDAQVETIKAQNPDAVAIVSFDQFKTIAPLLVNAGISADKFYMVDGNLSDYGDEIPVSLEGAQGTKAGPVLEDDFTDRLQAYWTGEGNAEVKDFTYAAEAYDAVVLVALASLAAGSTEGADIAAKMQEISGGSGDGEKCTSFADCAKIINDGGTADYDGYSGEVTFDENGDPQGATIGIYKYGADNMISRTN from the coding sequence ATGAACGCATTGAAGGGTTCGCGTACCGCGAAGGTCTTCGCAGGAATCGCGCTGCTCAGCGCGTCCGCCGTCGTCGTCGCCGGCTGTAGCAGCACGCCATCCGACGGAGGTACGGATAGCGGCAAGCCGGCTGCCGACCTCACTCTCAAGCTCGGCTCGCTGCTGCCCCAGACGGGGTCGCTGGCATTCCTCGGCCCGCCCATGGAGTCCGGCGTCGGGCTGGCCGTACAGGAGGTCAACGAGGCGAAAGCCGGCATCACGATCGACCTGACCGCGGAGGATGAAGGCGACACCGACACGAAGGCGTACGAGACGTCGATCACCAAGCTGCAGGGCGCTGGTGTCTCCGCGATCGTCGGCGCTGCCGCATCCGGTGTCTCCAAGCTGATCCTCGACGGCAACGTGAGCGCGGGCATCCTCCAGATCTCGGCTTCGAACACGTCTCCCGACTTCACCACGTGGGATGACGACGGACTGTACTTCCGCACCGCCCCCAGCGACCTGCTGCAGGGTGAGGTGCTCGGCAACCTGATCGCCGAGGACGGCGCCAAGACGCTCGGCATCATCTACCAGAACGACGCCTACGGCACCGGCCTGTTCGACGCCATCAAGACGACGTTCGAGGGCACCGGCGGCGAGGTCGTCGCAGACGCATCGTTCAACGTCGGTGACGCGCAGTTCGACGCACAGGTCGAGACCATCAAGGCGCAGAACCCCGACGCGGTCGCGATCGTGTCGTTCGACCAGTTCAAGACCATCGCGCCGCTGCTGGTCAACGCCGGCATCTCGGCCGACAAGTTCTACATGGTCGACGGCAACCTGTCCGACTACGGCGACGAGATCCCGGTCTCGCTCGAAGGCGCGCAGGGCACGAAGGCGGGCCCCGTTCTCGAGGACGACTTCACCGACCGCCTCCAGGCGTACTGGACGGGTGAGGGCAACGCCGAGGTCAAGGACTTCACGTACGCGGCTGAGGCATACGACGCCGTCGTGCTCGTCGCTCTGGCATCTCTCGCTGCCGGTTCGACCGAGGGTGCCGACATCGCCGCCAAGATGCAGGAGATCTCGGGTGGTTCCGGAGACGGTGAGAAGTGCACCAGCTTCGCCGACTGCGCCAAGATCATCAACGATGGCGGCACGGCCGATTACGACGGCTACTCCGGCGAGGTCACGTTCGACGAGAACGGCGACCCGCAGGGTGCCACGATCGGCATCTACAAGTACGGCGCGGACAACATGATCTCCCGCACCAACTGA
- a CDS encoding branched-chain amino acid ABC transporter permease, translated as MDFGSIFSNTAVYLFSPVTLAYALAATGLAVHFGYAGLLNFGMAAFMAIGGYGYAISVLSFGLPWWIGMLIGLLGGALFAVLLGIPTLRLRADYLAIATIAAGEIVRLLFTTQVFDEFTNSADGLAQYNGGFRDANPFPPGTYGFGPWTYSANDLWNRVFGLIVLLVAILLVWSLMRSPWGRVLKGIREDEDAVRSLGKNVFAYKMQALVVGGVIGAAGGIVFVLPSAVVPGSYSTSLTFFLWTVLLLGGAATVFGPTLGAILFWVVFAFMANLLPSMAKAGILPMSDSQASTLVFIFVGIALMLLVIFRPQGILGDKREMTFVK; from the coding sequence ATGGACTTCGGAAGCATCTTCTCCAACACCGCCGTCTACCTCTTCAGCCCGGTCACGCTGGCCTACGCTCTGGCGGCCACCGGACTCGCCGTGCACTTCGGATACGCCGGACTGCTCAACTTCGGCATGGCGGCCTTCATGGCCATCGGCGGTTACGGCTACGCCATCTCCGTGCTGAGTTTCGGTCTGCCCTGGTGGATCGGCATGCTGATCGGCCTGCTCGGGGGCGCCCTGTTCGCGGTGCTGCTCGGCATCCCGACGCTGCGACTGCGCGCCGACTATCTGGCCATCGCCACCATCGCCGCCGGTGAGATCGTGCGTCTGCTGTTCACGACGCAGGTCTTCGACGAGTTCACCAACTCGGCCGACGGACTCGCGCAGTACAACGGCGGCTTCCGCGACGCGAACCCGTTCCCGCCTGGCACCTACGGCTTCGGCCCGTGGACCTACAGCGCGAACGACCTGTGGAACCGTGTGTTCGGCCTGATCGTGCTGCTCGTGGCGATTCTGCTGGTGTGGTCGCTCATGCGCAGCCCCTGGGGCCGCGTGCTCAAGGGCATCCGCGAGGATGAGGACGCCGTCCGCTCGCTCGGCAAGAACGTCTTCGCCTACAAGATGCAAGCTCTCGTCGTCGGTGGCGTGATCGGAGCGGCCGGGGGGATCGTGTTCGTCCTCCCCTCTGCGGTGGTCCCCGGCAGCTACTCGACCTCGCTGACCTTCTTCCTGTGGACGGTCCTGCTCCTCGGCGGTGCCGCCACCGTGTTCGGTCCGACGCTGGGCGCGATCCTCTTCTGGGTCGTGTTCGCGTTCATGGCGAACCTGCTTCCGTCGATGGCCAAGGCCGGCATCCTGCCGATGTCCGACAGCCAGGCGTCGACACTGGTGTTCATCTTCGTCGGCATCGCGCTCATGCTGCTCGTGATCTTCCGCCCCCAGGGCATCCTCGGAGACAAGAGGGAGATGACCTTTGTCAAATGA
- the tsaB gene encoding tRNA (adenosine(37)-N6)-threonylcarbamoyltransferase complex dimerization subunit type 1 TsaB gives MILAVDTSLGTAVAVVDPDGSSRSEAAAVDPLGHAEVIGDLLVRALDGAGSAEISHIVAGMGPGPFTGLRIGIAAARAFALGRGIPVVPVPSHYAAALTAIETDGVEGPFAVVTDARRREVAISVFDGMDADGIPHLIAATSLVPQAEADEFLAGIRRVDVATLSAADLARVGAKALAAGRELGDSEPLYLRQPDVRVPGVPKRVGS, from the coding sequence GTGATCCTCGCCGTCGACACTTCTCTGGGAACAGCCGTCGCTGTCGTCGACCCCGACGGCTCTTCACGCTCCGAAGCCGCGGCGGTCGACCCGCTCGGACATGCCGAGGTCATCGGCGACCTGCTCGTGCGCGCGCTGGACGGCGCGGGCTCCGCGGAGATCAGTCACATCGTCGCCGGCATGGGGCCAGGACCGTTCACCGGCCTTCGCATCGGCATCGCCGCTGCCCGCGCGTTCGCTCTGGGACGTGGCATCCCGGTCGTCCCTGTCCCCAGCCACTACGCGGCCGCGCTCACTGCGATCGAGACAGACGGCGTCGAGGGCCCGTTCGCGGTCGTGACAGATGCGCGCCGCCGCGAGGTCGCGATCTCGGTCTTCGACGGGATGGATGCAGACGGCATCCCGCACCTCATCGCCGCCACGTCGCTCGTGCCGCAGGCCGAGGCCGATGAGTTTCTCGCCGGCATCCGTCGGGTCGATGTCGCGACGCTCTCGGCAGCCGACCTCGCTCGGGTCGGCGCCAAGGCTCTGGCCGCGGGGCGCGAGCTCGGCGATTCCGAGCCCCTCTACCTGCGCCAGCCCGACGTGCGCGTCCCCGGCGTGCCCAAGCGGGTGGGCTCATGA
- the tsaD gene encoding tRNA (adenosine(37)-N6)-threonylcarbamoyltransferase complex transferase subunit TsaD has translation MSEPLVLGIETSCDETGIGVVRGRTLLSNTIASSMDEHARYGGVVPEVAARAHLEALQPSIEAALAEAGVGLDDLDAVAVTSGPGLAGALMVGVGAAKGLAVSLGKPLYAVNHLVGHIAADILTADSEPLEYPTIALLVSGGHTSLLHVRDLTTDVELLGETMDDAAGEAFDKVARLLSLPYPGGPEIDRAALDGDPDAIRFPRGLSRASDLAKHRYDFSFSGLKTAVARWVERCEADGVEVPVADVAASFREAVVDVLVAKALAACADLGVPRLLLGGGVIANRRLRDVALERAAAAGVTVRIPPLSLCTDNGAMIAALAAELISAGRQPSTLAFGADSTLPVTEIQVGEAVRA, from the coding sequence ATGAGCGAGCCGCTGGTGCTGGGGATCGAGACCAGCTGCGACGAGACCGGGATCGGCGTCGTGCGCGGTCGGACGCTGCTGTCCAACACGATCGCCTCGAGCATGGACGAGCACGCCCGCTACGGGGGCGTCGTGCCGGAGGTGGCGGCTCGCGCGCACCTGGAGGCGCTGCAGCCGTCGATCGAGGCCGCGCTCGCCGAGGCGGGCGTGGGACTCGACGATCTCGATGCCGTGGCTGTGACCAGTGGCCCCGGTCTCGCGGGAGCGCTCATGGTCGGGGTCGGGGCAGCGAAGGGCCTCGCCGTCTCGCTCGGCAAGCCGCTGTATGCCGTGAACCATCTGGTCGGCCACATCGCAGCCGACATCCTCACGGCCGACTCCGAGCCCCTCGAATACCCGACGATCGCCCTCCTGGTATCGGGCGGTCACACGTCGTTGCTGCACGTGCGCGACCTGACCACCGATGTCGAACTGCTCGGCGAGACCATGGACGACGCCGCCGGGGAGGCGTTCGACAAGGTCGCGCGTCTGCTCTCTCTGCCGTACCCCGGGGGCCCCGAGATCGACCGGGCGGCGCTCGATGGAGACCCGGACGCCATCCGGTTCCCGCGCGGACTCTCGCGGGCGTCCGATCTGGCGAAGCACCGCTACGACTTCTCGTTCTCCGGGCTCAAGACGGCCGTCGCGCGATGGGTGGAGCGGTGCGAGGCCGACGGCGTCGAGGTGCCCGTCGCCGATGTCGCCGCCAGCTTCCGCGAAGCGGTGGTCGACGTGCTCGTGGCCAAGGCGCTCGCGGCATGCGCCGACCTCGGCGTTCCTCGCCTGCTCCTCGGCGGGGGAGTCATCGCCAACCGTCGCTTGCGCGATGTCGCCCTGGAGCGCGCCGCAGCCGCGGGAGTGACCGTACGCATTCCGCCGCTCTCGCTCTGCACGGACAACGGTGCGATGATCGCGGCGCTCGCGGCGGAGTTGATCTCGGCGGGTCGGCAGCCGTCCACGCTCGCGTTCGGCGCGGACTCGACGCTCCCGGTGACCGAGATCCAGGTCGGCGAGGCGGTGCGGGCATGA
- the groES gene encoding co-chaperone GroES: MSVSIKPLEDRIVIKQVEAEQTTASGLVIPDTAKEKPQEGEVVAVGPGRIDDNGNRVPLDVAVGDRVLYSKYGGTEVKFGADEFLVLSARDVLAVVVR; this comes from the coding sequence GTGTCGGTTTCCATCAAGCCGCTCGAGGACCGCATCGTCATCAAGCAGGTCGAGGCCGAGCAGACCACCGCGAGTGGCCTGGTCATCCCCGACACCGCCAAGGAGAAGCCCCAGGAGGGCGAGGTCGTGGCGGTCGGCCCCGGTCGCATCGACGACAACGGCAACCGTGTTCCGCTCGACGTCGCCGTGGGCGACCGCGTGCTCTACAGCAAGTACGGCGGCACCGAGGTGAAGTTCGGCGCAGACGAGTTCCTCGTCCTGTCGGCCCGCGACGTCCTCGCGGTCGTCGTTCGCTGA
- a CDS encoding branched-chain amino acid ABC transporter permease, whose translation MGPTTLAVQRRRPWVVAFLGILIALSALVLQPAASASAETTDDGQEVTDFYFAGVITFDDQPVDGVVMTIEGKGFKGETETDAEGKWRLYVPEKEKYTLTVDESTLPDGVIVDASLLPPGTQPIAGTTASFEVEFGLTGTKIMNLFLGEGERITVSFIDQLLSRLVGGLNFGLLLALASMGAALIYGTTRLSNFAHAEMVTWGGLVALVTTTFWHLPLWLGIAAAVIGGGLFGWALDAGIWRPLRRRGLGVVQLMIVSIGLSLALRYAFQYLIGGGTRQLPGASPTPIQFGPVSLSYIDMIAMGVSIIVILGVAFFLTRTRIGKATRAISDNPQLAAASGIDVDKVVRYVWILSGTLAAISGILWAYFRPGVKWDMGMQMLLLIFAAITLGGLGTAFGALVGSLIVGIAVEVSTLWIPSDLKYASALVVLIVILLVRPQGLLGRRERLG comes from the coding sequence GTGGGACCCACAACACTCGCCGTGCAGAGAAGGCGCCCCTGGGTCGTCGCTTTCCTCGGCATACTGATCGCCCTATCCGCTCTCGTGCTGCAACCCGCGGCGTCCGCATCCGCGGAGACGACCGACGACGGCCAAGAGGTCACGGACTTCTACTTCGCCGGCGTCATCACCTTCGACGACCAACCCGTCGACGGCGTCGTCATGACGATCGAAGGCAAGGGCTTCAAAGGCGAGACCGAGACGGACGCCGAGGGCAAATGGCGCCTGTACGTCCCCGAGAAGGAGAAGTACACCCTCACCGTCGACGAGTCCACGCTCCCCGACGGGGTCATCGTCGATGCGAGCCTGCTGCCCCCCGGTACGCAGCCGATCGCCGGAACGACGGCATCGTTCGAGGTCGAGTTCGGTCTCACCGGTACCAAGATCATGAACCTGTTCCTCGGCGAGGGCGAGCGGATCACGGTCTCCTTCATCGACCAGCTGCTGTCCCGCCTGGTGGGCGGTCTGAACTTCGGCCTGCTGCTGGCGCTGGCGTCGATGGGCGCCGCGCTCATCTACGGCACCACCCGGTTGTCGAACTTCGCCCACGCCGAGATGGTCACCTGGGGCGGCCTGGTGGCCCTGGTCACCACGACGTTCTGGCACCTTCCGCTGTGGCTCGGCATCGCCGCGGCCGTGATCGGCGGAGGCCTGTTCGGCTGGGCGTTGGACGCCGGAATCTGGCGACCGCTGCGACGACGGGGCCTCGGTGTCGTCCAGCTGATGATCGTCAGCATCGGACTCTCGCTCGCGCTGCGGTACGCGTTCCAATACCTGATCGGCGGCGGCACGCGGCAGCTCCCCGGAGCCAGCCCCACTCCGATCCAGTTCGGGCCGGTCTCCCTTTCCTATATCGACATGATCGCGATGGGCGTGAGCATCATCGTGATCCTCGGGGTGGCCTTCTTCCTCACCCGCACCCGCATCGGCAAGGCCACACGCGCCATCTCCGACAACCCGCAGCTCGCCGCCGCATCCGGCATCGACGTCGACAAGGTCGTCCGGTACGTCTGGATCCTCTCCGGCACGCTGGCCGCGATCTCCGGCATCCTGTGGGCGTACTTCCGCCCCGGCGTGAAGTGGGACATGGGTATGCAGATGCTGCTGCTCATCTTCGCGGCGATCACCCTGGGCGGTCTCGGCACGGCGTTCGGTGCACTCGTCGGGTCCCTCATCGTCGGCATCGCGGTCGAGGTCTCGACGTTGTGGATCCCGTCCGATCTGAAGTACGCGAGCGCACTGGTCGTCCTGATCGTGATCCTGCTCGTCAGACCACAAGGGCTCTTGGGACGCAGGGAAAGGTTGGGCTGA
- a CDS encoding class I SAM-dependent methyltransferase: MEMSELQALLTPDGLELLDGLGPIDSTAEVARAVSRLRAAGHSPALVSAVVGQAHLRAKATAKFGAFAARMLFTRAGLEQATRLPVAVRHAQRIRRAGITSVADLGCGIGGDALAFAGAGLDVLAVDADEVTAAIAAYNLAPFGPVDGADSGTVVRHSTAEDADLSSSGAVWMDPARRTSGHSETRRVSADDYSPSLDWAFDLAARVPTGIKLGPAHDRDALPADAEAQWVSADGSVVELVVWTGVLARPGIRRAALVMRGDQSYELTAGADAEDAPARELGSFLHEPDGAVIRARLIGDVARSLDAGMLDPRIAYLTSDAAVTSPFVQTFRVRETMSANPKAISAVLKSEGIGSLEIKKRGVDVDPAAFRKKLTLRGDRSATLILTRIGDQRRAILADRVPPAA; this comes from the coding sequence GTGGAGATGTCCGAACTGCAGGCCCTGCTGACCCCCGACGGTCTGGAGCTGCTCGACGGGCTCGGCCCGATCGACTCCACCGCCGAGGTGGCACGCGCCGTGTCTCGGCTGCGCGCCGCCGGCCACTCCCCCGCCCTGGTGTCGGCGGTGGTCGGCCAGGCGCATCTGCGTGCGAAGGCGACCGCGAAGTTCGGTGCGTTCGCCGCGCGGATGCTGTTCACCCGCGCCGGGCTCGAGCAGGCCACCCGTCTGCCGGTCGCGGTGCGTCACGCGCAGCGCATCCGGCGCGCCGGCATCACGAGCGTCGCCGATCTCGGCTGCGGCATCGGCGGTGACGCGCTCGCCTTCGCCGGGGCGGGCCTCGACGTGCTCGCCGTCGACGCTGACGAGGTCACCGCCGCGATCGCCGCGTACAACCTTGCGCCGTTCGGTCCTGTCGATGGCGCGGACTCCGGAACCGTCGTGCGGCACAGCACGGCAGAGGACGCCGACCTCTCGAGCAGCGGCGCGGTGTGGATGGATCCCGCACGCCGCACCTCGGGGCACAGCGAGACCCGCCGCGTCTCGGCCGACGACTACTCCCCCTCGCTGGACTGGGCGTTCGACCTCGCCGCCCGCGTGCCGACCGGCATCAAGCTGGGACCGGCGCACGATCGCGACGCCCTGCCGGCCGACGCGGAAGCGCAATGGGTGAGCGCCGACGGCAGCGTCGTCGAGCTCGTGGTCTGGACAGGAGTACTGGCGCGCCCCGGTATCCGGCGCGCGGCGCTGGTCATGCGCGGTGACCAGTCGTACGAGCTGACGGCGGGCGCCGACGCCGAGGACGCACCGGCGCGCGAACTCGGCTCCTTCCTCCACGAGCCGGACGGCGCCGTGATCCGTGCGCGCCTGATCGGTGACGTCGCGCGGAGTCTGGACGCCGGGATGCTCGACCCGCGGATCGCCTACCTCACGTCGGACGCCGCGGTCACCAGCCCGTTCGTGCAGACGTTCCGCGTGCGCGAGACCATGTCGGCGAACCCGAAGGCGATCAGCGCGGTGCTGAAGTCCGAGGGCATCGGCAGCCTGGAGATCAAGAAGCGCGGAGTCGATGTCGACCCGGCGGCGTTCCGCAAGAAGCTCACGCTGCGCGGCGATCGCAGCGCCACGCTGATCCTCACCAGGATCGGCGACCAGCGCCGCGCCATCCTCGCCGACCGGGTGCCGCCGGCCGCATAG
- a CDS encoding ABC transporter ATP-binding protein yields the protein MNADTPAPAADDIVVELKDVHAGYLPGVNILNGANLVARQGELIGIIGPNGAGKSTLLKSIFGLVNVRSGDITVNGESIVGLKADKLVKRGVAFVPQTNNVFPSLSIEENLQMGLYQNPKIYTERLEFVTGIFAELGKRLKQRAGSLSGGERQMVAMSRALMMDPSVLLLDEPSAGLSPVRQDDAFIRVSDINKAGVTTIMVEQNARRCLQICDRGYVLDQGKDAYEGSGRDLLNDPKVIGLYLGTLGTDAA from the coding sequence ATGAATGCGGACACACCGGCCCCCGCAGCCGACGACATCGTCGTCGAGCTGAAAGACGTCCATGCCGGGTACCTCCCCGGCGTGAACATCCTCAACGGTGCGAACCTGGTCGCCCGTCAGGGCGAGCTGATCGGCATCATCGGCCCCAACGGCGCCGGCAAGTCGACGCTCCTGAAATCCATCTTCGGACTCGTGAACGTGCGCAGCGGCGACATCACGGTGAACGGCGAGAGCATCGTCGGACTCAAGGCCGACAAGCTCGTCAAGCGCGGGGTCGCCTTCGTCCCGCAGACGAACAACGTCTTCCCGTCGCTCTCCATCGAGGAGAACCTGCAGATGGGGCTCTACCAGAACCCCAAGATCTACACGGAGCGCTTGGAGTTCGTGACCGGGATCTTCGCCGAACTCGGCAAGCGTCTGAAGCAGCGCGCGGGCTCGTTGTCCGGTGGCGAGCGGCAGATGGTGGCGATGTCACGAGCGCTCATGATGGATCCGTCCGTGCTGCTCCTGGACGAGCCGTCAGCCGGCCTCTCCCCCGTGCGGCAGGACGACGCCTTCATCCGCGTCTCCGATATCAACAAGGCCGGGGTGACGACCATCATGGTCGAGCAGAACGCGCGGCGCTGCCTGCAGATCTGCGACCGCGGTTACGTGCTCGATCAGGGCAAGGACGCCTACGAGGGCAGCGGACGCGACCTGCTGAACGATCCCAAGGTCATCGGCCTGTACCTCGGCACCCTGGGCACGGACGCCGCCTGA